From one Malus sylvestris chromosome 1, drMalSylv7.2, whole genome shotgun sequence genomic stretch:
- the LOC126587405 gene encoding uncharacterized protein LOC126587405 — MVKSQSSRNTDHPEKALTESDLAAVQQLMQLSDEDNTNSRSSGHNKNKKFQQDGDEVVNQIEVITWQKIEEIFGKEDIDRPKKWTYRSLADIYLTTKLVNARSYGKKDF, encoded by the exons ATGGTGAAATCACAATCTTCGCGAAATACTGATCATCCTGAGAAGGCGTTGACGGAGTCAGACTTGGCCGCTGTACAGCAGCTGATGCAGCTTAGTGATGAAGATAACACCAATAGCAGAAGCAGCGGCcacaacaagaacaagaaatttcAGCAGGATGGTGATGAGGTGGTTAATCAAATCGAAGTGATCACTTGGCAAAAGATTGAAGAGATTTTTGGGAAAGAAGATATCGATCGGCCTAAGAAGTGGACGTACCGGTCTCTTGCTGATATTTATTTGACCACGAAACTAGTGAATGCAAGATCATATGGGAAGAAG gacttttga